One Tolypothrix bouteillei VB521301 DNA window includes the following coding sequences:
- the bioU gene encoding (S)-8-amino-7-oxononanoate synthase BioU has product MNPQQVKGSTSFAGAIRVGVLGFGGLGQAAARVLAPKREMILVAAADNKGFACATEGLDAQACIAKYQTQGSVGYLEPYGTLTNRSIEDLLDKAEIVDGYFLALPNLPNNFIPSVAKQFINSGWRGVLVDAIKRTSAVEQLLDMKEELQAAGITYMTGCGATPGLLTAAAAIAAQSYAEIHRVEITFGVGIANWEAYRATIREDIAHMSGFDVETARAMTDAEVEALLDKTHGVLTLENMEHADDVMLELAGIVDRDRVTVGGIVDTRNPKKPISTNVKITGRTFEGKISTHTFTLGDETSMAANVCGPAFGYLKAGIELHRRGIHGIFTAAEIMPKFVK; this is encoded by the coding sequence ATGAATCCACAACAGGTAAAAGGTTCTACCTCTTTCGCAGGTGCAATCCGCGTAGGCGTACTGGGTTTTGGCGGACTGGGGCAAGCAGCAGCCCGCGTACTTGCTCCAAAACGTGAAATGATTTTAGTGGCAGCAGCAGATAACAAAGGTTTTGCTTGTGCCACTGAAGGGTTAGACGCTCAAGCTTGTATTGCAAAATACCAAACCCAGGGGTCAGTAGGTTATCTAGAACCTTATGGAACTCTGACAAATCGCAGTATTGAGGATTTGCTGGACAAAGCAGAGATTGTAGACGGATATTTTTTGGCTTTACCTAACTTACCCAATAACTTTATTCCCTCTGTTGCCAAGCAGTTTATTAATTCTGGTTGGCGTGGGGTACTGGTAGATGCCATCAAGCGCACGAGTGCCGTTGAACAACTTTTAGACATGAAAGAAGAACTGCAAGCTGCAGGAATAACTTACATGACAGGGTGTGGAGCAACACCAGGGCTGTTAACAGCCGCAGCAGCAATAGCCGCCCAAAGCTACGCCGAAATTCATAGGGTGGAAATTACCTTTGGTGTGGGAATTGCGAACTGGGAAGCTTACCGCGCTACTATTCGTGAGGATATTGCCCACATGAGCGGTTTTGATGTAGAAACTGCTAGGGCAATGACGGACGCAGAAGTAGAAGCCCTTTTGGATAAGACTCATGGTGTGCTGACATTAGAAAATATGGAACACGCCGATGATGTGATGTTGGAGTTGGCGGGAATTGTGGATCGCGATCGCGTTACAGTGGGTGGTATAGTAGACACCCGAAATCCCAAAAAGCCCATCAGTACAAATGTCAAGATTACGGGTCGTACATTTGAAGGGAAAATTTCTACCCACACTTTTACTTTGGGAGATGAAACCAGCATGGCTGCTAACGTCTGTGGTCCTGCCTTTGGGTATCTAAAAGCTGGTATTGAATTGCATCGGCGTGGAATTCACGGCATATTTACTGCTGCTGAAATTATGCCCAAGTTTGTTAAATAA
- a CDS encoding type II secretion system F family protein encodes MPTFVARVKDSQGKAKTEKVVADTLADARTSLRQQGYVVQDLKKQAQGFDIKQLSTKFTSVSVKDKAVFSRQLAALVNAGVAIVRSLGVLAEQCSNPKLKQALVGISAEVQNGVNLSDAMRKYPDCFDGLYVSMIQAGEVGGVLDEVLNRLAKLLEDVARLQNQIKSAMAYPVAVSFIAITIFVGMTVFLIPIFAKIFEELGTTLPPLTQFMMFCSETFRSWRMIIVVGVVVGFQIAYKQYYKTRVGRETIDRLSLKMPLLGDLIQKSSVARFSRTFGALTRSGVPILTSLEIVRDTSGNQVVANAIDAAKMEIQQGGMISIALQKEKVFPLMAIQMISIGEETGELDGMLMKIADFYEDEVEQAVKALTSILEPIMIVVLGGMVGTILMSMYLPLFAVFEKLG; translated from the coding sequence ATGCCAACATTTGTTGCTCGTGTTAAAGATTCGCAAGGAAAAGCGAAAACAGAAAAAGTTGTAGCAGATACCTTGGCTGACGCCCGGACTTCTTTAAGACAACAGGGTTATGTCGTTCAAGACCTTAAAAAACAAGCCCAAGGTTTTGATATCAAACAACTTTCAACAAAATTCACTAGCGTTTCTGTTAAGGATAAAGCTGTTTTTTCACGTCAGCTTGCTGCATTGGTCAATGCAGGCGTAGCAATTGTTAGAAGTTTAGGGGTCTTAGCCGAACAATGTAGTAACCCTAAACTTAAACAAGCTCTTGTAGGTATTAGCGCTGAAGTTCAAAATGGTGTTAACCTTTCAGACGCAATGCGTAAATATCCTGATTGCTTCGACGGTTTATATGTCAGCATGATCCAGGCTGGCGAAGTCGGTGGTGTTTTGGATGAAGTCTTGAATCGTTTAGCCAAGTTGTTAGAAGATGTTGCACGATTACAAAACCAAATTAAATCAGCAATGGCTTATCCCGTTGCTGTTAGCTTCATAGCAATTACTATCTTTGTAGGGATGACAGTTTTTTTGATTCCAATTTTTGCTAAGATTTTTGAGGAATTAGGAACAACATTACCGCCTCTAACCCAATTCATGATGTTTTGTAGTGAAACCTTCCGAAGCTGGCGGATGATAATTGTCGTTGGTGTTGTTGTAGGTTTTCAGATTGCCTATAAACAGTATTACAAAACTAGAGTTGGTCGCGAAACTATTGACCGCCTTTCACTGAAAATGCCTTTGCTTGGTGACTTAATTCAAAAATCTTCTGTTGCTCGCTTTAGCCGAACTTTTGGTGCTTTGACTCGTTCGGGTGTACCCATTCTGACATCTTTAGAAATTGTGCGAGATACATCGGGAAACCAGGTTGTTGCTAATGCCATTGATGCTGCAAAAATGGAAATCCAACAAGGCGGTATGATTAGTATCGCTTTGCAAAAAGAAAAAGTTTTTCCTCTTATGGCAATTCAAATGATTAGTATTGGAGAGGAAACAGGTGAATTAGATGGAATGTTGATGAAAATTGCCGATTTTTATGAAGATGAGGTTGAGCAAGCAGTAAAAGCATTAACGAGCATTTTAGAACCAATTATGATTGTGGTTTTAGGCGGTATGGTAGGTACTATTTTGATGTCGATGTATTTACCTCTATTTGCAGTCTTTGAAAAGCTGGGCTAA
- a CDS encoding type IV pilus twitching motility protein PilT, with translation MELMIEDLMEQLIEMGGSDMHLSAGLPPYFRISGKLTPIGEEPMTVDQCQRLIFSMLNNTQRKTLEQTWELDCSYGVKGLARFRVNVYKERGAYAACLRALSSKIPNFEKLGLPDVVREMVDKPRGLVLVTGPTGSGKTTTLAACIDLINRTKAEHILTVEDPIEFVYEPVKSLIHQRQLNEDTKSFANALRAALREDPDIILVGEMRDLETISLAISAAETGHLVFGTLHTSSAAQTVDRIIDVFPHERQTQVRVQLSNSLVAVFSQTLVPKKNPKPGEYGRVMAQEIMVVTPAISNLIREGKTSQIYSAIQTGGKLGMQTLEKVLADLYKAGTISFEAAMSKTSKPDEVQRLIGPGAPPPPTPGAKPAVKAH, from the coding sequence ATGGAATTGATGATTGAAGATTTAATGGAGCAATTGATTGAAATGGGCGGTTCAGATATGCACTTATCTGCAGGATTGCCTCCCTATTTTCGTATTAGTGGCAAACTAACTCCTATTGGTGAGGAACCAATGACAGTAGATCAGTGCCAAAGACTGATTTTTAGTATGTTGAATAACACTCAACGTAAAACCTTAGAACAAACTTGGGAGTTAGATTGTTCTTATGGTGTTAAAGGATTGGCACGTTTCCGGGTTAACGTTTATAAAGAACGTGGAGCCTATGCTGCTTGTTTGCGAGCCCTCAGTTCTAAGATTCCTAACTTTGAAAAATTGGGTTTACCAGATGTTGTTCGGGAAATGGTAGATAAGCCCAGAGGATTGGTTTTGGTTACGGGTCCTACAGGTTCTGGTAAGACCACAACCTTAGCAGCGTGTATTGACTTAATCAATCGCACTAAAGCAGAACACATTTTGACTGTAGAAGACCCTATTGAATTTGTTTATGAACCTGTTAAAAGTCTGATCCACCAACGACAACTTAATGAAGATACTAAGAGTTTTGCCAATGCTTTAAGAGCAGCACTTCGGGAAGATCCAGATATCATCCTTGTTGGTGAAATGCGAGACTTGGAAACAATTTCTTTGGCGATTTCTGCAGCAGAAACAGGACACTTAGTTTTTGGGACGCTACACACCAGTTCCGCAGCACAAACGGTAGATAGAATCATCGACGTTTTCCCTCATGAAAGGCAAACTCAAGTGCGAGTGCAATTGTCTAACTCCTTGGTAGCAGTTTTCAGCCAAACACTAGTTCCTAAGAAAAATCCCAAACCAGGTGAGTACGGTCGGGTGATGGCTCAAGAAATTATGGTGGTAACACCAGCTATTTCTAACTTAATTCGAGAAGGAAAAACTTCTCAAATTTACTCCGCTATTCAAACAGGAGGTAAGTTGGGAATGCAAACTCTAGAAAAAGTTTTAGCTGACTTATACAAAGCAGGAACTATCTCTTTTGAAGCAGCAATGTCTAAGACTTCTAAGCCAGATGAAGTTCAGCGCCTTATTGGTCCTGGTGCGCCACCTCCACCTACACCAGGTGCTAAACCAGCTGTGAAAGCACATTAA
- a CDS encoding GspE/PulE family protein: protein MTYSSPQRRSTALTTRAEFSPFGNKLVQSGFVDSEQMRQALIESRKSGRPLTEVLETISGRQLTPELLRQYKKQQLFELKILYGVESLDPEVSQVGQTTVGQLIDTLIPVDICRRHRLVPLAKHDDQNPPSVLVAMVAPDNLEASDDLNRILRPQGLALQRMVITQEDYQQLINQYLDELAVRQKHIEQEKFTDINQDLENLENLNMEEAPEDGEADLGAAMKGAEDAPVINLVNRILAKALHEKVSDIHIEPQEENLRIRFRKDGVLREAFDPLPKKIIPAVTARFKIISNLDIAERRLPQDGRIRRMFEGRKVDFRVNTLPSRYGEKVVLRILDNSSTQLGLNKLITDPDTLHIVKEMVARPFGLILVTGPTGSGKTTTLYSALSEKNSPGINISTVEDPIEYSLPGITQVQVIREKGLDFGTALRAFLRQDPDVLLVGETRDKETAKTAIEAALTGHLVLTTLHTNDAPGAIARLGEMGIESFMVSSSLIGVLAQRLVRRVCSNCRIPYTPTVEELARYGLSASQEAGITFYKANTLSAEQLQEAKSKNHVCPECNGVGYKGRCGVYEVMRVTERLQALITEEAPTERIKEVAVEEGMKTLLAYSLDLVRQGSTTLEEVERVTFTDTGLEAELKAKRKSGLTCKTCNAGLQPEWLDCPYCMTPRFQD from the coding sequence ATGACTTACTCGTCACCACAGAGGCGCAGTACTGCTCTTACAACAAGAGCTGAGTTTTCGCCCTTCGGCAACAAACTTGTGCAATCTGGCTTTGTTGACAGCGAACAGATGAGACAAGCGCTGATAGAAAGCCGCAAGTCAGGCAGACCCCTGACAGAAGTATTGGAAACTATTTCAGGCAGACAGCTAACACCAGAGTTACTCAGACAGTATAAAAAACAGCAACTATTTGAACTCAAAATACTATACGGTGTTGAATCGCTCGATCCGGAAGTTAGCCAAGTTGGACAAACAACTGTTGGTCAACTCATCGACACTCTCATTCCAGTTGATATTTGTCGTCGCCATCGCTTGGTTCCTTTAGCAAAACATGATGACCAAAACCCACCCTCTGTTTTGGTAGCAATGGTAGCACCAGATAACTTAGAGGCTTCCGATGACTTAAACCGGATCTTGCGCCCGCAGGGATTGGCGTTGCAGCGCATGGTAATTACCCAAGAGGACTACCAACAACTCATTAACCAGTATTTGGATGAACTCGCTGTTCGGCAAAAGCACATAGAGCAGGAAAAATTTACAGATATCAATCAGGATTTAGAAAATTTAGAAAATCTCAATATGGAAGAAGCACCCGAAGACGGCGAAGCCGATTTGGGTGCAGCAATGAAAGGGGCTGAAGATGCACCTGTCATTAATTTGGTTAATAGAATTCTTGCTAAAGCCTTACACGAAAAGGTTTCCGATATTCACATCGAACCCCAGGAAGAAAATTTACGCATCCGTTTTCGGAAAGATGGGGTGCTGCGTGAAGCTTTTGACCCTTTGCCGAAAAAAATCATTCCTGCTGTCACAGCCCGTTTCAAAATCATTTCTAATCTAGATATTGCCGAACGACGTTTACCTCAAGACGGACGAATTCGACGCATGTTTGAGGGACGCAAGGTTGACTTTCGTGTCAATACTTTGCCCAGCCGCTATGGGGAAAAGGTAGTACTGCGGATTTTGGATAACTCCTCAACACAACTGGGTTTGAATAAGCTGATTACAGATCCAGATACACTGCATATAGTCAAAGAGATGGTTGCTCGTCCCTTTGGTCTAATTCTAGTCACCGGACCAACAGGTTCTGGTAAAACCACAACCCTGTATTCCGCTCTTTCAGAAAAGAACTCTCCCGGAATTAATATCAGTACGGTAGAAGACCCAATTGAATACAGCTTACCCGGAATTACTCAGGTACAAGTGATTCGGGAAAAAGGGCTAGACTTTGGAACGGCTCTGCGAGCTTTCTTACGGCAAGACCCTGATGTGTTACTAGTGGGTGAGACGCGCGACAAAGAAACAGCAAAAACTGCTATTGAGGCTGCGTTAACAGGTCACTTAGTTCTCACGACCTTACATACAAACGATGCTCCTGGTGCGATCGCTCGTTTGGGAGAAATGGGGATTGAATCCTTCATGGTTTCTAGCTCCCTCATCGGTGTATTGGCACAGCGCTTGGTTCGGCGTGTGTGCTCCAATTGTCGCATTCCTTACACTCCCACTGTAGAGGAACTAGCACGCTACGGGCTATCAGCCAGCCAAGAAGCAGGTATCACTTTTTACAAAGCGAATACTCTCTCAGCAGAGCAACTTCAAGAAGCTAAATCCAAGAATCATGTGTGTCCCGAGTGTAACGGCGTTGGTTATAAAGGACGTTGCGGTGTTTATGAAGTCATGCGAGTGACCGAACGCCTGCAAGCGCTGATTACCGAAGAAGCCCCAACAGAACGTATTAAAGAAGTCGCAGTGGAAGAAGGGATGAAAACCCTACTCGCTTACAGCTTAGATCTTGTACGTCAAGGTTCCACCACTTTAGAAGAAGTAGAACGAGTCACCTTCACCGATACGGGTCTAGAAGCAGAGTTAAAAGCCAAACGCAAAAGCGGTCTTACTTGTAAAACTTGCAATGCTGGATTGCAGCCGGAATGGCTTGATTGTCCATACTGTATGACGCCTAGATTTCAGGATTAG
- the grpE gene encoding nucleotide exchange factor GrpE — MVDENQQQNNTNQQSGELTEEQQTMTDSTVQINANDTGNEVNQQSDTQTETVLETTAANQDSNVTATAETTSYESKAKDTELTQQIESLKAQLEERSTQYMRIAADFENYRKRNQKEKEDLEQQLKRNTITELLPVVDNFERARAQIKPQNDGEMTIHKSYQGVYKLLVDCLKRLGVSPMRPEGQPFDPNLHEAVLREPTDEYPEGTVLEELVRGYYLGERVLRHAMVKVAAPKEDTPSSEDDLSSSANS, encoded by the coding sequence ATGGTAGACGAAAATCAACAGCAGAACAATACAAATCAGCAATCAGGTGAACTCACTGAGGAACAGCAAACAATGACCGACTCCACAGTTCAAATCAATGCCAATGACACCGGAAATGAGGTGAATCAGCAGTCAGACACTCAAACTGAGACCGTCTTAGAAACAACCGCTGCCAATCAAGACAGCAATGTGACTGCGACTGCTGAGACCACAAGCTATGAATCTAAAGCGAAAGACACTGAACTGACTCAACAAATTGAGTCTCTCAAAGCGCAGCTAGAAGAGCGCAGCACTCAGTATATGAGAATTGCGGCTGATTTTGAAAATTATCGCAAGCGCAACCAAAAAGAGAAAGAAGACTTAGAACAGCAGCTCAAGCGCAATACAATTACGGAATTACTCCCAGTTGTCGATAATTTTGAACGGGCGCGGGCACAAATTAAACCTCAGAATGATGGTGAGATGACCATTCACAAGAGCTATCAAGGTGTTTATAAGCTCTTGGTCGATTGTCTCAAACGTCTCGGAGTTTCCCCGATGCGTCCCGAGGGTCAACCCTTCGATCCAAATCTACATGAAGCAGTATTGCGGGAACCTACGGATGAATATCCTGAAGGAACAGTGTTAGAAGAGTTAGTGCGCGGATATTACTTGGGCGAGCGAGTGCTGCGTCATGCTATGGTCAAAGTCGCTGCTCCAAAGGAAGATACCCCTTCTTCTGAGGACGATCTCTCAAGTTCTGCAAATAGTTGA
- the dnaK gene encoding molecular chaperone DnaK has product MSKVIGIDLGTTNSCVAVLEGGQPIVISNSEGGRTTPSIVGFGKGGDRLIGQLAKRQAVTNAENTIFSIKRFIGRRWEDTVAERERVPYNCVKGRDETVDVQIRGSNYTPQEISAMILQKLKQDAESFLGESVTQAVITVPAYFTDAQRQATKDAGTIAGLEVLRIINEPTAAALAFGLDKQDQEQLILVFDLGGGTFDVSILQLGDGVFEVKATCGNNHLGGDDFDNCIVLWMVERFKQQERIDLTQDKMALQRLREAAEKAKIELSSMGSTSINLPFITANETGPKHLEMELTRAKFEEMATSLIEATIEPMLQALKDAELKPQDIDRIILVGGSTRIPAVQNALMKFFNGKTPDRSINPDEAVALGAAIQAGVLGGEVDNLLLLDVTPLSLGIETLGEVFTKIIERNTTIPTSKSQIFSTAVDGQTSVEIHVLQGERAMARDNKSLGKFLLTGIPPAPRGVPQIEVAFEIDVNGILKVLAQDKGTGREQSIRITNTGGLSANEVERMRQQAEMFAEEDKRRIQLVELKNQADNLVYSYESTIKSNGTVVSDQIKALADEKLLRLKALATDENISVAEFKECLEDFQQTLFNLGAEVYNRAGTPSDDASEESEATLKLEEPVASVSGTATPQFNFDFEDENTMQADYEAID; this is encoded by the coding sequence ATGAGCAAAGTTATTGGGATCGACTTAGGCACTACCAACAGTTGTGTCGCGGTTCTAGAAGGTGGTCAGCCGATTGTTATTTCTAATTCAGAAGGTGGGCGAACAACTCCCAGTATTGTGGGATTTGGAAAGGGTGGCGATCGCTTGATCGGTCAATTGGCAAAGCGTCAAGCTGTGACAAATGCTGAGAATACGATTTTTAGTATTAAGCGTTTTATTGGGCGTCGTTGGGAAGATACTGTTGCAGAACGAGAGCGTGTCCCATACAACTGTGTCAAAGGTAGAGACGAGACTGTCGATGTTCAGATTCGCGGGAGCAATTATACGCCCCAAGAAATTTCTGCCATGATCTTGCAAAAACTCAAGCAAGATGCAGAAAGCTTTTTGGGTGAATCTGTGACCCAGGCAGTAATTACAGTACCGGCGTATTTCACAGACGCTCAAAGACAAGCCACAAAAGATGCAGGTACTATCGCCGGACTTGAAGTCTTGCGGATTATCAACGAGCCGACGGCAGCTGCCTTAGCCTTTGGGTTGGACAAGCAAGACCAAGAACAATTGATTCTGGTGTTTGACTTGGGAGGTGGAACCTTCGATGTATCTATTCTACAACTTGGAGATGGGGTATTTGAAGTCAAAGCCACTTGTGGTAACAACCATTTGGGAGGCGATGATTTTGACAACTGCATAGTGCTCTGGATGGTAGAACGCTTCAAGCAGCAGGAAAGAATCGATTTGACCCAAGATAAAATGGCGTTGCAACGCCTGCGAGAAGCGGCTGAAAAGGCAAAAATTGAACTTTCAAGCATGGGTTCCACTTCCATTAATTTGCCGTTTATCACTGCTAACGAAACGGGTCCCAAGCATCTGGAAATGGAACTCACCCGCGCCAAATTTGAAGAGATGGCAACAAGTCTTATTGAAGCCACCATTGAACCAATGCTTCAGGCGCTTAAAGATGCCGAACTCAAACCTCAAGATATTGACAGAATTATTTTGGTGGGCGGTTCCACCCGCATTCCTGCGGTTCAAAACGCCCTCATGAAATTTTTTAACGGCAAAACTCCCGATCGCTCTATTAACCCCGATGAAGCAGTCGCGCTAGGGGCTGCTATCCAAGCGGGTGTTTTGGGTGGCGAAGTTGACAATCTACTTTTGCTGGATGTAACACCCCTGTCACTTGGAATTGAAACTTTGGGAGAAGTGTTTACAAAAATTATTGAACGTAACACCACAATTCCCACAAGCAAGTCTCAGATCTTTTCTACCGCAGTGGATGGACAAACCTCTGTAGAAATCCACGTCCTCCAAGGCGAACGGGCAATGGCGCGGGATAACAAGAGTTTGGGGAAATTCCTTTTGACAGGAATTCCACCTGCACCCCGTGGCGTACCCCAAATAGAGGTTGCCTTTGAAATTGATGTCAATGGTATTCTCAAAGTTTTGGCACAAGACAAAGGCACGGGGCGAGAACAAAGTATTCGGATTACCAATACAGGTGGCTTGAGTGCCAACGAAGTCGAAAGAATGCGGCAACAAGCGGAAATGTTTGCCGAAGAAGACAAAAGACGCATACAGTTGGTCGAACTTAAAAACCAAGCGGACAATTTGGTCTACAGTTATGAATCGACCATTAAAAGCAATGGCACGGTTGTTAGCGACCAAATAAAAGCCTTAGCTGATGAAAAATTGCTCCGCCTAAAAGCATTGGCTACTGACGAGAACATCTCGGTAGCGGAATTCAAAGAGTGTTTGGAAGACTTCCAGCAAACTTTGTTTAATCTTGGTGCTGAAGTATACAACCGTGCTGGGACTCCAAGTGATGACGCCTCTGAAGAATCAGAAGCGACATTGAAGTTAGAAGAACCTGTCGCCTCGGTCAGTGGAACAGCAACCCCGCAATTTAATTTTGATTTTGAAGACGAGAATACCATGCAGGCTGATTATGAAGCGATAGACTAG
- the dnaJ gene encoding molecular chaperone DnaJ has product MARDYYEILGVSRDADKEEIKRAYRRLARKYHPDVNKEPGAEEQFKEINRAYEVLSEPETRARYDRFGEAAVNGGAGVGFQDMGDMGGFADIFESIFSGFAGGMGGTTQRRRGGPVRGDDLRLDLKLDFREAVFGGEKEIRISHLETCEVCTGSGAKPGTRPRTCSTCSGSGQVRRVTRTPFGSFTQVSTCPTCNGTGMVIEDKCDACEGKGAKQVTKKLKITIPAGVDNGTRLRISSEGDAGQRSGPPGDLYVYLFVNEDEEFHRDGINILSEIKVSYLQAILGCRLEVNTVDGPVELLIPPGTQPNTVMKLENHGVPRLGNPVSRGDHMITISIDIPTKITAEERELLEKLAKIKGDRTGKGGLEGFLGNFFHQR; this is encoded by the coding sequence ATGGCTCGCGACTATTATGAAATTTTAGGTGTCTCTCGTGACGCCGACAAAGAAGAAATCAAACGCGCTTACCGCCGTTTAGCCCGGAAGTATCACCCAGATGTGAACAAAGAACCGGGTGCAGAGGAACAATTTAAAGAAATTAACCGCGCATATGAAGTGCTATCCGAGCCGGAAACCCGTGCTCGTTATGACCGCTTTGGTGAAGCTGCTGTAAATGGTGGAGCTGGTGTAGGCTTCCAAGATATGGGTGATATGGGCGGTTTTGCCGATATCTTTGAAAGTATTTTCAGTGGCTTTGCTGGTGGTATGGGGGGTACGACGCAAAGGCGTCGCGGCGGACCCGTTCGTGGCGATGACCTGCGGTTAGACCTAAAGTTAGACTTTAGAGAAGCGGTTTTTGGTGGTGAGAAAGAAATTCGCATTTCTCATCTTGAAACTTGTGAAGTTTGTACCGGTTCTGGTGCTAAGCCGGGAACCCGCCCGCGTACTTGTTCAACTTGTAGTGGATCGGGTCAAGTTCGACGCGTAACCAGAACACCCTTTGGCAGTTTTACTCAAGTGTCCACGTGTCCCACCTGTAATGGTACGGGAATGGTCATAGAAGACAAATGTGACGCTTGTGAGGGTAAGGGCGCAAAACAGGTTACCAAAAAGCTGAAAATTACCATCCCTGCAGGCGTAGACAATGGCACCAGACTGCGGATCTCCTCAGAAGGTGATGCCGGTCAGCGTAGCGGTCCTCCTGGGGATTTATACGTTTATTTATTTGTGAATGAGGATGAGGAATTTCATCGCGATGGAATTAATATTCTCTCAGAAATCAAAGTCAGCTACCTACAAGCAATTTTGGGCTGCCGTTTAGAAGTAAACACGGTAGATGGGCCAGTGGAATTACTTATTCCACCCGGAACTCAGCCAAACACGGTGATGAAATTGGAAAATCATGGCGTACCTCGCTTGGGCAATCCCGTAAGTCGTGGCGACCACATGATTACAATATCAATTGATATCCCGACAAAAATTACGGCTGAAGAACGAGAACTGTTGGAGAAGCTAGCTAAAATAAAAGGAGATCGTACTGGTAAAGGCGGTCTAGAAGGATTTTTGGGAAACTTTTTCCACCAACGATGA
- a CDS encoding sulfurtransferase TusA family protein codes for MNLPSLSTPNAQLDLRGTPCPINFVRTKLRLEQMQPGHLLEVWLDPGEPIEQVPDSLTVAGFQVEKIENRNEYYSLLVRRPVPVS; via the coding sequence ATGAATCTACCTTCCCTCTCAACTCCTAACGCTCAATTGGACTTACGCGGCACTCCTTGCCCGATAAATTTTGTGCGAACAAAACTCCGTCTCGAGCAAATGCAGCCCGGTCATTTGCTCGAAGTTTGGTTAGATCCAGGAGAACCAATTGAGCAAGTTCCTGATAGTCTGACTGTGGCAGGCTTTCAAGTGGAAAAAATTGAAAATCGTAATGAGTATTATTCTTTGCTAGTCCGCCGTCCCGTACCTGTCTCATGA
- the rsgA gene encoding small ribosomal subunit biogenesis GTPase RsgA: MRGEDLETTGQLWGTVLAVQANFYRVQLDLEDKGDKEDTGNPSPHPPLSPSPPLSSPHPPLLLCTRRTRLKKIGQQVMVGDRVVVEEPDWAGGRGAISEVLPRRSELDRPAIANVDRILLVFAVADPPLEPYQLSRFLLKAESTGLDVVLCLNKSDLISTEQQREISDRLASWGYEPLFVSVNQSININKIATSLKEKITVIAGPSGVGKSSLINALIPNANLRVGEISGKLARGRHTTRHVELFEMPDGGLLADTPGFNQPDLDIAPEELASLFPEARQRLAVESCRFSDCLHREEPECVVRGDWERYQHYLDFLEEAILRQTHLNQQADPESTVKAKTKGKGQTKYEPKLESKKYRRVSRKTQLQELQELYRDEE; this comes from the coding sequence ATGAGAGGGGAAGACCTAGAAACTACTGGGCAGTTATGGGGTACGGTTTTAGCCGTACAGGCTAATTTTTATCGAGTTCAGTTAGATTTGGAAGACAAGGGAGACAAGGAAGATACAGGTAACCCCTCTCCCCATCCCCCCCTCTCCCCATCCCCCCCTCTTTCCTCTCCCCATCCCCCCCTCCTCCTGTGTACCCGCAGAACTCGTTTGAAAAAAATCGGGCAACAGGTTATGGTAGGCGATCGCGTGGTTGTTGAAGAACCTGACTGGGCGGGTGGTAGAGGAGCAATTTCAGAAGTTTTACCCCGTAGAAGTGAATTAGATCGTCCGGCAATTGCTAATGTGGATAGAATTTTGTTAGTCTTTGCCGTGGCAGATCCGCCTTTAGAACCTTACCAATTGAGCCGTTTTTTGTTAAAAGCTGAGTCCACAGGTTTAGACGTGGTTTTATGCTTGAATAAGAGCGATTTGATTTCCACCGAACAGCAAAGAGAAATTAGCGATCGCTTAGCCAGTTGGGGTTACGAACCACTGTTTGTCAGTGTCAATCAAAGTATAAATATTAACAAAATAGCAACTAGTCTTAAAGAAAAAATTACCGTTATAGCCGGACCATCAGGTGTTGGAAAGTCTAGCTTAATCAATGCACTCATTCCCAATGCCAACCTACGAGTAGGAGAAATTTCCGGCAAACTAGCAAGAGGTCGCCATACCACCCGTCATGTAGAACTATTTGAAATGCCAGATGGTGGTTTGCTTGCGGATACTCCTGGTTTTAATCAACCCGACCTTGATATTGCGCCTGAAGAATTAGCAAGTTTATTTCCAGAAGCAAGGCAGAGACTAGCTGTAGAAAGTTGCCGTTTTAGTGATTGCTTGCATAGAGAGGAACCGGAGTGTGTAGTGCGTGGAGATTGGGAAAGATACCAGCACTACTTAGATTTTCTAGAAGAAGCCATCCTGCGTCAAACTCATCTCAATCAACAAGCAGATCCTGAATCAACTGTCAAGGCAAAAACCAAAGGAAAGGGACAGACTAAGTACGAGCCAAAGCTCGAAAGTAAAAAATATCGCCGTGTCTCTCGCAAGACTCAGTTGCAAGAGTTACAAGAGTTATATCGGGACGAGGAATAA